The proteins below are encoded in one region of Polynucleobacter sp. AP-Nino-20-G2:
- a CDS encoding NTP transferase domain-containing protein, whose protein sequence is MTTLSSITQQPLRLAILLLAAGEGSRLGSYPKGLLMREGKTLIERFAKATQSFKPVEFVAVTGFHVEAIKAEVARVNLELSHKIQLIHNPHADRGQASSVRLGLETLHGQFDVLLIALSDQPEVGAAEIAQLLDQFSVRQEGKEIILPIANGQRGNPILFSRQAIQNILALPNMVCRPYMDAHEDQVHFMETENTAFVLDVDTPQDIQTFQLSKN, encoded by the coding sequence ATGACAACTTTAAGCTCCATCACTCAGCAACCGCTACGCTTGGCGATTTTGTTGCTCGCAGCTGGCGAGGGTAGTCGTTTGGGTTCTTACCCAAAAGGTCTACTTATGAGAGAGGGCAAGACGCTGATTGAGCGTTTTGCTAAAGCAACTCAATCCTTCAAGCCAGTTGAGTTTGTTGCGGTGACAGGATTTCATGTTGAAGCGATAAAAGCTGAAGTTGCCAGGGTGAATCTGGAGCTTTCACACAAAATCCAGTTAATCCACAATCCTCATGCTGATCGAGGTCAAGCCTCATCGGTCAGGTTGGGTTTAGAAACTCTCCATGGTCAATTTGATGTGCTGTTGATTGCGCTCTCTGATCAACCTGAAGTAGGTGCCGCTGAAATTGCCCAATTACTTGATCAGTTTTCCGTTCGGCAGGAGGGCAAGGAAATCATTCTCCCGATTGCAAATGGACAGCGAGGCAATCCTATCTTGTTTTCGAGGCAGGCGATTCAGAATATTTTGGCGCTACCGAATATGGTTTGTCGTCCGTACATGGATGCGCATGAGGACCAGGTTCATTTCATGGAAACTGAAAATACCGCTTTTGTGCTGGATGTCGATACACCGCAAGACATCCAGACTTTTCAACTCAGCAAGAATTAA
- a CDS encoding RidA family protein — protein sequence MSTNHISDRLKNLGIELPPPGPPAAAYVMAATTGNTVFLSGHIAKKDGKPWVGKLGSNMDTETGKAAAKSIAIDLISTLQNHLGSLDKVKRIVKVMGLVNSTAEFTEQHLVINGCSELLFEVFGDAGKHARSAFGVAQIPLGACVEIELIAEI from the coding sequence ATGTCGACAAACCACATTAGCGATCGCCTTAAAAACCTTGGCATTGAATTACCACCACCAGGCCCTCCTGCCGCCGCATATGTCATGGCTGCAACTACTGGCAATACCGTATTTCTTTCTGGCCATATTGCGAAGAAAGATGGCAAACCTTGGGTCGGAAAACTGGGCTCCAATATGGATACTGAGACAGGCAAAGCGGCTGCCAAATCGATTGCGATTGATCTGATCTCCACCTTACAGAATCATCTGGGATCACTAGATAAAGTGAAGCGCATTGTTAAGGTGATGGGTCTTGTCAATTCCACCGCAGAATTCACGGAGCAACATTTGGTCATTAATGGTTGCTCTGAATTACTCTTTGAGGTGTTTGGTGACGCCGGCAAACATGCCAGGAGCGCCTTCGGTGTAGCGCAAATCCCCCTGGGTGCTTGCGTTGAAATTGAACTAATTGCTGAAATCTAA
- a CDS encoding VWA domain-containing protein yields the protein MLIQFFLNLKEAKIPVSVREFLTLLEALKAGVIEPSIDDFYQLARMALIKDEQHFDRFDQVFGSYFNGIERIIALSPDIPADWLEKKLQRILSDEEKAALQKLGGPEALQKRLQELMKEQKEWHGGGNKWIGAGGSSPFGHSGYHPEGIRIGGESAGNRTAIKVWEAREFKDYDSDIGLGTRNIKMALRRLRRFAREGSNLELDLDKTIHSTAANAGMLDIQMRPERHNQVKVLLLMDVGGSMDDHIQRISELFTAVKTEFKHLEHYYFHNCVYEHLWQSNRRRRDQATPTQDIINKYGPDYKLIFVGDATMSPYEILSPNGSVEYNNKEAGATWINRLIEHFPHFAWLNPEPESVWQYRQSIDIMRGLMQDRMYPVTLNGLESAMRQLSK from the coding sequence ATGCTGATTCAATTTTTCCTTAACCTAAAAGAGGCTAAGATCCCCGTTTCCGTGCGGGAATTCTTAACCTTGCTAGAGGCATTGAAAGCAGGCGTGATAGAGCCATCGATCGATGATTTTTATCAGCTCGCTAGAATGGCTTTGATAAAAGACGAACAACACTTTGATCGCTTTGATCAAGTTTTTGGCTCTTATTTCAATGGCATTGAACGGATCATCGCCCTATCGCCAGATATTCCAGCCGATTGGCTGGAAAAGAAGCTGCAACGCATTCTCAGCGATGAGGAAAAAGCAGCTCTACAAAAATTAGGCGGCCCCGAGGCTTTACAAAAACGCCTTCAAGAGTTGATGAAAGAGCAAAAAGAATGGCATGGGGGAGGCAATAAATGGATTGGCGCTGGTGGCTCCTCCCCATTTGGTCATAGCGGCTATCACCCCGAGGGAATTCGGATTGGCGGTGAGAGCGCAGGAAATAGGACCGCAATAAAAGTGTGGGAGGCCCGCGAGTTCAAAGACTATGACAGCGACATTGGTCTAGGAACGCGAAATATCAAAATGGCATTACGTCGCTTGAGACGATTTGCAAGAGAAGGCTCCAATCTTGAGTTGGATTTAGATAAGACCATTCACTCGACTGCTGCTAATGCTGGGATGCTGGATATTCAAATGCGTCCAGAGCGTCACAATCAGGTCAAGGTTCTACTGCTGATGGATGTCGGCGGATCTATGGATGACCATATTCAGCGCATCTCTGAACTCTTTACCGCGGTGAAAACGGAATTCAAGCATCTTGAACACTACTACTTCCATAACTGCGTTTATGAGCATCTCTGGCAAAGTAATCGTCGTAGGCGCGATCAGGCGACCCCAACACAAGACATCATTAATAAATATGGTCCGGACTACAAATTAATTTTTGTTGGCGATGCGACGATGTCACCCTATGAAATTCTGAGCCCAAATGGCTCTGTTGAATACAACAATAAAGAAGCTGGCGCCACCTGGATCAATCGACTAATTGAACACTTCCCGCATTTCGCATGGTTAAATCCCGAGCCCGAGTCTGTTTGGCAATATCGTCAGTCAATCGATATTATGCGAGGACTCATGCAAGATCGGATGTACCCCGTAACCTTAAATGGCCTTGAAAGTGCCATGCGTCAACTTTCCAAGTAA
- a CDS encoding MoxR family ATPase, with protein sequence MTKTKSRFDGSQSYVATEDLKLAVNAAMALQRPLLIKGEPGTGKTMLAEEVAAALNMPLMQWHIKSTTKAQQGLYEYDAVSRLRDSQLGDEKVKDIRNYIVKGVLWQAFEADEPVVLLIDEIDKADIEFPNDLLREIDRMEFYVYETRELIKAKHRPLVIITSNNEKELPDAFLRRCFFHYIAFPDAGTMQSIVDVHHPNIKQDLLEAALKSFYQIRSLPGLKKKPSTSELIDWLKLLLAEEIPAQALYSSEEKIVVPPLHGALLKNEQDIHLFERLVQMNRNHR encoded by the coding sequence ATGACTAAGACCAAATCCCGCTTTGATGGATCCCAAAGCTATGTCGCTACCGAGGATCTCAAACTAGCCGTGAATGCTGCCATGGCCCTACAACGCCCTCTCCTCATCAAGGGGGAGCCCGGCACCGGAAAAACGATGTTGGCCGAAGAGGTAGCTGCCGCCCTCAATATGCCCCTGATGCAATGGCACATCAAATCCACCACCAAGGCTCAACAAGGCCTCTATGAATACGACGCGGTTAGCCGCTTGCGTGATTCGCAATTGGGGGATGAGAAAGTCAAAGACATTCGAAACTACATTGTCAAAGGCGTGCTTTGGCAAGCGTTTGAGGCAGATGAGCCGGTAGTTCTATTGATTGATGAAATCGATAAGGCTGATATTGAATTTCCAAACGATCTTCTGCGAGAAATTGATCGCATGGAATTTTATGTTTATGAAACACGTGAGCTCATCAAAGCCAAGCACCGCCCTTTAGTCATCATTACCTCAAATAATGAAAAAGAATTGCCAGATGCCTTCTTGCGTCGCTGCTTCTTTCATTACATTGCCTTCCCTGATGCAGGAACGATGCAAAGCATTGTTGATGTGCACCACCCCAATATCAAGCAGGATCTACTCGAAGCCGCCCTGAAGTCTTTCTATCAAATTCGCTCATTACCCGGTTTAAAGAAAAAGCCTTCCACCTCTGAATTGATCGATTGGCTCAAATTACTACTAGCGGAAGAAATTCCTGCGCAAGCACTCTATAGCTCCGAAGAAAAGATTGTTGTACCGCCATTGCATGGTGCATTACTCAAAAATGAACAAGACATTCATTTGTTCGAGCGTCTTGTGCAAATGAACCGAAATCATCGGTAA
- a CDS encoding cytochrome c → MKKHLILSQIAVCASLAFAGFSAQADDVKGSAQAGQGKVWLCIGCHSIPDYRADYPLVYKVPMLGGQNAAYIAGSLAAYKKGERKHPTMRSIAASLSDQDMADLGEYYAAQTASSPNNPLK, encoded by the coding sequence ATGAAAAAACACCTCATTCTTTCCCAAATCGCCGTATGCGCAAGCTTAGCTTTTGCTGGTTTTTCAGCCCAGGCTGATGATGTCAAAGGTTCAGCTCAGGCTGGTCAAGGCAAAGTTTGGCTTTGCATTGGTTGCCATTCGATTCCTGACTATCGCGCAGACTATCCTTTGGTCTATAAAGTGCCAATGTTAGGTGGTCAAAACGCTGCCTATATCGCTGGTTCACTGGCTGCCTATAAGAAGGGCGAAAGAAAGCATCCAACTATGCGTTCTATTGCTGCAAGCTTGTCTGATCAAGACATGGCCGATCTTGGCGAATACTATGCTGCGCAAACAGCCAGCTCACCAAATAACCCATTGAAGTGA
- a CDS encoding cytochrome c, translating to MKFALITAILLSSIGVAQAASADKGQALVEKANCASCHGAGLNAPILPTYPKLAGQYSDYLYYALRAYKVGNSNPQFGRNNAVMSSQVQTFSNADMQDIAAYVSTLPGNFVVKK from the coding sequence ATGAAATTCGCACTAATTACCGCCATTTTGTTATCCAGCATTGGTGTGGCTCAAGCCGCTAGCGCTGATAAAGGTCAAGCTCTTGTTGAGAAGGCAAATTGCGCTTCTTGCCACGGTGCTGGCTTAAATGCTCCGATTTTGCCTACTTATCCTAAGTTGGCTGGTCAGTACTCTGATTATCTGTATTACGCTTTGCGTGCCTACAAGGTTGGCAATTCCAACCCTCAGTTTGGCCGTAACAATGCCGTGATGTCATCGCAAGTTCAGACTTTCTCTAATGCTGACATGCAAGACATTGCCGCATATGTTTCTACATTGCCAGGAAATTTCGTCGTTAAGAAATAA
- a CDS encoding GntR family transcriptional regulator: protein MNTKLINRPLYEDVAERLREQIFAHELAPGSWLDEQSLAMQFGISRTPMREAIKVLASEGLVTTKMNKGAYVTQVDRRDLEQIFTVLSLLEGQAAKETAIKATEDQLTQLDNLHHRLEKAAADRDLEQFFEINVKFHDLVQEIAGNKWMNGVIEDLRKVLKLQRRDSLSRSGRLLSSLVEHREILQAILKRDATAAEAAMRKHLAHGLEATK from the coding sequence ATGAATACAAAACTGATTAATAGACCTCTTTATGAAGATGTGGCTGAACGCTTACGCGAGCAGATATTCGCCCACGAATTAGCTCCAGGCAGCTGGTTAGACGAGCAAAGTCTTGCAATGCAGTTTGGGATCAGCAGAACGCCGATGCGCGAAGCCATTAAGGTATTGGCCTCTGAGGGCCTAGTAACCACCAAGATGAACAAAGGTGCTTACGTAACCCAGGTAGATCGTAGGGATTTAGAGCAGATCTTCACCGTCCTCTCTTTATTGGAAGGCCAGGCGGCGAAGGAAACGGCTATAAAGGCTACCGAAGATCAGTTAACGCAATTAGATAATCTCCATCACCGCCTTGAAAAAGCTGCCGCCGATAGAGATTTAGAGCAGTTTTTCGAGATTAATGTGAAATTTCATGATCTTGTCCAGGAAATTGCGGGAAATAAATGGATGAATGGCGTTATTGAGGACTTGCGCAAAGTCCTCAAGCTACAGAGACGAGACTCACTCAGCCGCAGTGGACGTCTATTGAGCTCGCTGGTTGAGCATCGTGAGATTCTTCAAGCAATTTTGAAGCGAGATGCGACAGCCGCAGAGGCCGCAATGCGTAAACACTTGGCCCATGGCCTAGAAGCAACGAAATAA
- the scpA gene encoding methylmalonyl-CoA mutase, whose translation MSSSEKKSASNTWPNVPNSNLDAWKKSAQKSAPNGDIDKLGWKTPDGIHLKALYTSEDVDGLQYTNSLPGFEPFVRGPQATMYSVRPWTIRQYAGFSTAEESNAFYRKALDAGGQGVSVAFDLATHRGYDSDHPRVTGDVGKAGVAIDSVEDMKILFDGIPLDKVSVSMTMNGAVLPVLAGYIVAGEEQGVKQELLSGTIQNDILKEFMVRNTYIYPPEPSMRIIGDIIEYTAKHMPKFNSISISGYHMQEAGANQVLELAFTLADGKEYVKTALAKGLDVDGFAGRLSFFFAIGMNFYLEVAKLRAARLLWWRIMKSFEPKNPKSLMLRTHCQTSGWSLTEQDPYNNVVRTTVEAMAAVFGGTQSLHTNSFDEAIALPSEFSSRIARNTQLILQEETHITSVIDPWAGSYMMENLTQEMADKAWEIIQEVDAMGGMTKAVESGWAKLKIEAAAAEKQAKIDSGSDVIVGVNKYKLGKEDIVDVLMIDNDKVRESQVARLKEIKAKRDSKKVEAALEALTRAAEGNTGNLLELAVQAIRLRATVGEVSDALEKIYGRHRADTQKVTGVYAAAYDSAEGWEKLKVEIADFAKDFGRRPRVMIAKLGQDGHDRGAKVVATAYADLGFDVDIGPLFQTPEECARQAIENDVHALGVSTLAAGHKTLVPAIIAELKRQGSDDIIVFVGGVIPRQDYEFLYEAGVKGIYGPGTPIPASAKDVLEQIRKSVKPS comes from the coding sequence ATGAGTTCAAGTGAAAAAAAGTCTGCATCCAATACATGGCCAAATGTGCCGAATAGTAATTTGGATGCTTGGAAGAAATCAGCGCAAAAATCGGCACCCAATGGTGATATCGATAAGTTAGGTTGGAAAACACCTGACGGTATCCATCTAAAAGCTCTATATACATCGGAAGATGTTGATGGCTTGCAATACACCAATTCATTGCCGGGATTTGAGCCGTTTGTCCGTGGACCTCAGGCCACCATGTATTCAGTTCGCCCATGGACGATTCGCCAATACGCTGGATTCTCAACTGCTGAAGAATCCAATGCCTTTTATCGCAAGGCGCTTGATGCGGGCGGTCAAGGCGTCTCTGTGGCCTTTGACTTGGCAACGCATCGTGGATATGACTCAGACCATCCACGTGTTACCGGTGACGTTGGTAAAGCAGGCGTAGCCATTGACTCCGTTGAGGATATGAAGATTTTGTTTGATGGAATTCCGTTAGATAAAGTATCTGTATCAATGACGATGAATGGCGCCGTACTGCCAGTCTTAGCTGGCTACATCGTTGCAGGTGAAGAGCAGGGCGTTAAGCAGGAATTGTTATCGGGAACGATTCAGAACGATATTCTGAAAGAGTTCATGGTGCGCAATACTTACATCTATCCACCTGAGCCATCGATGCGCATTATTGGCGACATCATCGAGTACACCGCGAAGCACATGCCTAAATTTAACTCGATCTCGATTTCGGGTTATCACATGCAAGAAGCGGGTGCAAACCAAGTGCTCGAATTGGCATTTACATTGGCTGACGGCAAAGAGTATGTAAAAACTGCTTTGGCTAAAGGCTTGGATGTTGATGGCTTTGCCGGTCGACTTTCTTTCTTCTTTGCGATTGGTATGAATTTCTATCTAGAGGTTGCCAAGCTTCGTGCTGCGCGGCTGTTATGGTGGCGCATCATGAAATCATTCGAGCCAAAGAATCCTAAATCCTTAATGTTGCGTACGCATTGCCAAACTTCAGGCTGGTCTTTGACTGAGCAAGATCCGTACAACAACGTTGTCCGTACAACCGTTGAGGCAATGGCTGCGGTATTTGGCGGTACCCAATCTTTGCATACGAATTCATTTGATGAGGCAATCGCCTTACCTTCAGAGTTCTCCAGTCGTATTGCCCGCAATACTCAACTCATTCTCCAGGAGGAGACCCATATCACTAGCGTAATTGATCCATGGGCGGGTTCTTACATGATGGAGAACCTTACTCAAGAAATGGCTGACAAGGCTTGGGAGATTATCCAAGAGGTCGATGCTATGGGTGGTATGACTAAGGCTGTGGAAAGTGGCTGGGCTAAGCTGAAAATTGAAGCCGCCGCCGCTGAAAAGCAAGCAAAGATCGATTCTGGCTCTGATGTGATTGTCGGCGTGAACAAATACAAGCTTGGTAAAGAAGATATTGTTGATGTTCTCATGATTGACAACGATAAAGTGCGCGAAAGCCAGGTTGCTCGCTTAAAAGAAATTAAGGCAAAGCGGGATAGCAAAAAAGTAGAGGCTGCATTAGAGGCCTTAACAAGGGCCGCAGAAGGTAACACTGGTAACTTGTTAGAGTTGGCGGTTCAGGCAATTCGTTTGCGTGCCACAGTTGGTGAAGTTTCTGATGCTTTGGAAAAGATTTACGGGCGCCATCGCGCCGATACTCAAAAGGTGACTGGTGTGTATGCAGCTGCTTATGATTCAGCCGAAGGTTGGGAAAAACTCAAAGTAGAGATTGCTGATTTTGCGAAAGATTTCGGCCGTCGTCCACGCGTGATGATTGCTAAGCTTGGTCAAGATGGCCACGATCGCGGCGCGAAGGTGGTTGCAACTGCTTATGCTGACTTGGGCTTTGACGTAGATATTGGACCGCTATTTCAAACTCCAGAAGAATGTGCTCGTCAAGCTATTGAAAATGACGTGCACGCCTTAGGTGTTTCAACACTTGCTGCTGGTCATAAAACCTTGGTTCCGGCCATCATTGCTGAGTTAAAGAGACAGGGCTCTGATGACATCATTGTGTTTGTGGGCGGCGTGATTCCGCGTCAAGATTATGAGTTCCTATACGAGGCGGGTGTAAAGGGAATTTATGGTCCAGGTACGCCGATTCCAGCATCTGCAAAAGATGTGCTCGAGCAGATTCGTAAGTCTGTAAAGCCAAGCTGA
- the meaB gene encoding methylmalonyl Co-A mutase-associated GTPase MeaB: MLNAVDQALVNDLTDAPSLAQRRALAKIITLLESTRMDHRQRADEVLNTLLPKTGKSFRLGISGVPGVGKSTLIESLGLYLIEKGHRVAVLAIDPSSSLSGGSILGDKTRMEKLSVLDNAFIRPSPSSCTLGGVAEKTREAMLVAEAAGFDVVIVETVGVGQSEIAVAGMTDMFLLLQLPNAGDDLQAIKKGVMEIADLIVINKVDIDPDAAMRAQLFITSSLRLLGFQGNPDHASHDQEFWHPTVMTLSALEGRGVPELWEKILHFQKLQKANGKLESRRQQQSGAWMWDRIDAGLKNAFQNHPAVQKMLPSLSAEVNQGTMAASVAARRLLEAMGHEFF; the protein is encoded by the coding sequence ATGCTTAATGCCGTTGACCAGGCGCTGGTTAATGATCTAACAGACGCGCCATCGCTTGCGCAGCGCCGGGCTTTGGCCAAGATCATTACCTTGCTTGAATCTACGCGCATGGATCATCGTCAACGTGCCGATGAGGTGTTAAATACCCTATTGCCAAAGACGGGCAAGTCATTTCGCCTCGGCATCTCTGGCGTCCCAGGAGTCGGTAAATCCACTCTCATTGAGTCACTCGGTCTGTATCTGATTGAGAAGGGGCATCGTGTTGCTGTATTGGCGATTGACCCGTCATCCAGTTTGTCCGGTGGATCTATTTTGGGTGATAAAACCCGCATGGAGAAGTTGTCGGTCTTGGACAATGCCTTTATCCGACCAAGTCCTTCATCTTGTACCTTGGGTGGTGTTGCAGAAAAAACCCGTGAAGCCATGTTAGTTGCAGAGGCCGCCGGCTTTGATGTAGTAATTGTGGAGACGGTTGGTGTTGGTCAAAGCGAGATAGCAGTAGCAGGCATGACAGATATGTTTTTGCTGCTGCAACTACCAAATGCTGGTGATGATCTGCAGGCTATCAAAAAAGGGGTGATGGAGATTGCCGATCTCATTGTGATCAATAAAGTGGATATTGATCCAGACGCCGCAATGCGTGCGCAATTATTTATTACTAGCTCTTTACGTCTACTGGGTTTTCAGGGCAATCCAGACCATGCATCCCATGATCAAGAATTTTGGCACCCTACGGTAATGACATTAAGTGCTCTTGAAGGCAGGGGCGTTCCAGAGTTATGGGAAAAAATTCTACATTTTCAAAAGCTCCAGAAGGCCAATGGCAAATTGGAGTCGCGTCGCCAACAACAATCTGGCGCATGGATGTGGGACAGAATTGATGCAGGTCTCAAAAACGCTTTTCAGAATCATCCAGCAGTACAAAAAATGTTGCCCAGCCTTAGTGCTGAGGTGAATCAAGGAACCATGGCCGCTTCAGTTGCCGCGAGACGTTTGCTCGAGGCGATGGGGCACGAATTTTTCTAA
- a CDS encoding acyl-CoA carboxylase subunit beta codes for MKEIIQQLEAKRELARLGGGQKRIAAQHSKGKLTARERIELLLDAGTFEEWDMFVEHRCHDFGMDEQTVPGDGVVTGYGMINGRLVFVFSQDFTVLGGSLSEAHAEKICKIMDQALKVGAPVIGLNDSGGARIQEGVASLGGYAEIFQRNVTASGVIPQISLIMGPSAGGAVYSPALTDFIFMVKDSSYMFVTGPEVVKTVTHEDVTAEELGGAVTHSTISGVCDLAFDNDVDAIMMLRRFFNYLPLSNREKPPMINGAMRTEEPDFSLDTLVPSNPNQPYDMKELIEKIVDDGEFFELQPDYAKNILIGFARMEGRSIGIVANQPLVLAGCLDIKASIKAARFVRFCDAFNIPVVTLVDVPGFMPGTSQEYGGIIKHGAKLLYAYADCTVPKVTLITRKAYGGAYDVMASKHLRGDVNFAWPSAEIAVMGPKGAVEIIFREEKSDPEKIAAREAEYKAKFANPFVAGRRGYIDDVILPHETRKRISRSLAMLKDKELTNPARKHGNIPL; via the coding sequence ATGAAGGAAATCATTCAACAGCTTGAAGCAAAGCGTGAACTCGCCAGATTAGGTGGCGGGCAAAAACGTATTGCGGCACAACATTCCAAAGGTAAGTTGACCGCGCGTGAGCGTATTGAGCTGCTCCTGGATGCTGGCACCTTTGAAGAGTGGGATATGTTTGTTGAGCATCGTTGTCATGACTTTGGCATGGATGAGCAGACTGTTCCAGGCGATGGCGTTGTGACTGGCTACGGCATGATTAACGGCCGTTTGGTTTTTGTTTTCTCGCAAGACTTCACTGTTTTGGGTGGGTCATTATCTGAAGCGCATGCTGAGAAGATTTGCAAGATCATGGATCAAGCCTTGAAGGTTGGCGCTCCTGTGATTGGTTTAAATGACTCTGGTGGCGCTCGTATTCAAGAGGGTGTAGCTTCTTTGGGTGGCTATGCAGAAATCTTCCAGCGCAATGTCACTGCTTCTGGTGTGATTCCTCAGATCTCCCTCATCATGGGCCCATCCGCTGGCGGCGCTGTGTACTCTCCAGCCCTGACGGATTTCATCTTCATGGTGAAAGATAGTTCTTACATGTTTGTAACAGGTCCTGAAGTGGTGAAGACTGTTACTCACGAGGATGTGACTGCTGAAGAACTCGGTGGCGCTGTAACCCATTCAACGATCTCAGGCGTCTGCGACTTGGCGTTTGATAACGATGTCGATGCCATCATGATGTTGCGCCGTTTCTTTAACTACTTGCCTTTATCCAATCGCGAAAAGCCGCCCATGATCAATGGTGCGATGCGTACTGAAGAGCCTGACTTTTCACTGGACACTTTGGTTCCCAGCAACCCAAATCAACCGTATGACATGAAAGAGTTGATCGAAAAGATTGTGGACGATGGTGAGTTCTTTGAATTGCAGCCAGATTACGCAAAAAATATCCTAATTGGTTTTGCTCGCATGGAAGGTCGTTCAATTGGCATCGTAGCCAACCAGCCCTTAGTTCTAGCTGGTTGCTTGGATATTAAAGCCTCGATTAAGGCTGCGCGTTTTGTGCGCTTCTGCGACGCGTTCAATATCCCTGTAGTGACTTTAGTCGATGTTCCTGGATTTATGCCTGGTACATCGCAAGAATACGGCGGCATCATTAAGCATGGCGCCAAGTTACTTTATGCATACGCTGATTGCACCGTTCCTAAAGTTACCCTGATTACCCGCAAAGCCTATGGTGGTGCGTATGACGTGATGGCTTCAAAGCATCTACGTGGTGACGTGAACTTTGCCTGGCCATCGGCTGAAATTGCTGTAATGGGCCCTAAAGGCGCCGTAGAAATTATCTTCCGCGAAGAAAAGTCTGATCCGGAGAAAATCGCCGCACGCGAGGCTGAGTACAAAGCAAAATTCGCGAATCCATTTGTAGCGGGTCGTCGTGGCTATATCGATGACGTGATCTTGCCACACGAGACTCGTAAACGTATTTCTCGTTCTTTGGCCATGCTCAAAGATAAAGAACTCACAAACCCTGCGCGTAAACACGGCAACATTCCTCTCTAA